Proteins co-encoded in one Capsicum annuum cultivar UCD-10X-F1 chromosome 9, UCD10Xv1.1, whole genome shotgun sequence genomic window:
- the LOC107840754 gene encoding zinc finger CCCH domain-containing protein 16 — translation MPPRKELCRNFMRGSCQYGERCKFLHAAQQQPKQNPFGFGSQSSNFQSTNVQQTKSNPFGFGVQNNSQPRGFNDFGPKQNQYKPFENKWTRSASTNSSSSRQPDNQPVAPNHTCTDPESCRRQIVEDFNNEKPLWLLTCYGHRKNGPCDITGDVSYEELRAAAYDDAKRGQSLTYIVERERSMVNSKVAEFENLLRNPYASPSTSAPNAQSPFSGATPSASSNAQSPFPGATPNASFSGQSNFPPSASSFSQLGAILNTGASTPPSAFGQPSPLGNSFKTSNSSAANPFSFGNPSAAGSLGFGTQVATQSSQNPFALSNTVGSSGRNPFSTSTTSPHFPNPSGGQLPSVTASPLSINLTSATSTPDFSGDNSIWTKEWKIGEIPEEAPPDRYVY, via the exons ATGCCTCCAAGAAAAGAACTCTGCAGGAATTTTATGCGTGGCag CTGTCAATATGGTGAACGTTGTAAATTTCTTCATGCTGCCCAACAACAACCGAAACAAAATCCATTCGGGTTCGGCAGCCAATCCAGTAATTTTCAGAGTACTAATGTGCAGCAGACAAAGTCCAACCCTTTTGGTTTTGGTGTTCAGAACAACTCCCAGCCAAGAGGGTTCAACGATTTCGGGCCTAAACAGAATCAATACAAG ccTTTTGAAAACAAGTGGACTCGTTCTGCAAGTACCAACAGTTCTTCATCGCGGCAACCTGACAATCAGCCTGTAGCACCTAATCACAC CTGCACAGATCCTGAGTCATGCAGACGGCAGATTGTGGAAGATTTTAATAATGAGAAGCCATTGTGGTTGCTCACCTGCTATGGTCATCGTAAAAA TGGTCCGTGTGATATTACCGGTGATGTTAGCTATGAAGAGCTGCGAGCAGCAGCATATGACGATGCGAAACGTGGACAGAGCTTGACATATATT GTTGAGAGAGAGAGGAGCATGGTTAATTCTAAAGTAGCTGAATTTGAAAATCTACTGCGAAATCCTTATGCATCTCCATCGACTTCTGCTCCTAATGCTCAAAGTCCTTTTTCTGGTGCCACACCAAGTGCCTCGTCGAATGCTCAAAGTCCTTTTCCTGGTGCCACACCAAATGCATCGTTTAGCGGTCAAAGCAATTTTCCACCTTCAGCCTCGAGTTTTAGTCAGTTGGGAGCCATACTGAATACAGG gGCATCAACTCCACCTAGTGCATTTGGGCAACCTAGCCCCCTTGGCAACTCTTTTAAGACATCGAATTCGTCTGCGGCGAATCCTTTTTCTTTTGGGAATCCATCAGCAGCAG GTTCCCTTGGGTTCGGAACTCAAGTCGCTACCCAGTCATCTCAAAATCCTTTTGCTCTCAGCAATACTGTAGGAAGTTCTGGGAGGAACCCGTTTTCCACCTCAACGACCTCACCCCATTTTCCTAACCCCTCTGGTGGACAACTTCCTTCTGTTACGGCATCCCCTCTCAGTATCAACTTGAC GAGTGCTACATCAACACCGGACTTCAGCGGGGATAACAGTATTTGGACAAAGGAATGGAAAATTGGGGAG attccaGAAGAAGCACCCCCAGACAGATATGTTTACTAG